The DNA region CCATGATGGACGAGGAGATGGTCGGCAGCGTGGTCGTCACCGAGGGGGACGAACCGGTCGGTATCGTGACCGACCGCGACCTCGCGCTCGCGGTCCTGGTCGACGGCGACGACCCCGAATCGACGACCGTCCAGGACGTCATGTCCGGGACGGTTCACACGATCGGCGTCGACGCGGGATTCTACGACGCGACCGAACGAATGAACGAACGCAACGTCCGGCGGTTGCCGGTCGTCGACGACGACGGCTTACTCGTGGGAATCATCACGCTCGACGACCTGAGCGAACTGCTGGCAGACGAACAGAGCGAACTCGTCGGCGTGATCCGCGAGCAGCGCGCGCCGTACTGATCGCACTCGCGTTCACGTTTCGAAGAGGCACTCGGCGACGACTTGCGTCCGCGCCGTGAGCGCCGTCGTCGTCTTCGAACTCGCCTGGAGCGAGTCGTTGATCGCCCCGTAGAGCGCGTCGAACGCGAGGTCGCCGTCCCCATCGCGCCAGCCCTCGAGCGCGGGCGACTCGAGGCCGCAGGTCGGACACTGGCGGGACGAATCGGGATCGAGAACGGCAGGGTCGTCCGCGCCCTCGAGCCCCGTGAAGCAGCCGTAACAGCACCCGAGTCCGACCGCAATGCCGTCGGAGAGTTCGACCACCTTGCGGAGGTCACGCTGGAGGCTCCGCGCTGCGGTGCAGAACGACTCGAGTGCCGTCGAGAGCGTTTCGGCTGGCGGGTCGTCGCCCGCCTCGTCACCGTCGTTCGGCACCGCGTCGCTCGTTCCGTCGGCCGTCCCCGCCGCGAGCGCCTCGAGATCGGACTCGGCCGGCGCCCGCTCGAGCGGGTCGAGGGTCGCGTCGACCATCGCGAGCGCGAGGCAGGCGTCCTGGCGAGCGATCACGTAGGTCGCGCGGTCGTTCTCGCCGTCCTCAATCGCCGCCGGCAACTGCGTCGCGAGGGAGGCGAACGAGGCGACGGTCGAGATGACGTCGCTCTGTCGTCTCGTCACGTCGCGAATCGTCTCGAAGAGGCGCGTTCGCTCGTCGAAGACGGCGTCCTGGGAGCGGTGCAGCGTCCGAAAGCAGTCGTCACAGACGGTGACGAGCGCGCTCTCGTGAACCGTGCCCTCGAGGGCGACGTCGCCGACCGCCGCGACGCGGCAGGACGACGAGTCGGTATCGGGACCGGAGTCGCTGTCGCAGTATCGGCACGCGTGATTGTCGCGTTCGAAGATCGCCTCGCGATCCGCCTGCCAGGGTCGAGAGTCGGATTCCACGACTGCTGGTCACGCCGGCGGCGCAAAAACGCTCCGGCTGTCGGTGCACGAGCTCGGGCGCTTCGTAGTCATGTCAGACTGTCGCCGTCGTGGTCGCTGACACTTCCGCAAGGAACGACTCGAGCACGTCGTTCACCCGGTCGGCCTGCTCGAGGAAACAACCGTGTGAACCACCTTCGAGCTCGAGGAACTGAACGTTCGGGAGTTTCGCCTCGAACAGACGACCGTTCTCGACCGGGACGATCCGATCCCCGCTCCCGTGGATCACGAGCGTCGGCAGGCGAAGGCCCTTGAGGCGGTCGCTCACGTCGAACCCGGTCATCGCTCCTAGCTGGGACTCGAGCGCCGGGTTCGACGGCGCCTGGGCGAGTTGCCATTCGATCAGCCGATCCAGCAGGTGGGGGTTGCGGTTGGTGAAGCGTTCGGCGAAGAGCGGACGCAGTCGCTCGCGAGCGGTCTCGCGCGGCGAATCGGCGCTCGCGAGGAGTTCCGACAGGACGTCCTCGTCCATCGCCATCGCGTCGACCCCGCCGTGGCTCGTCCCGATTAGGGTGAGCGAGGCCGCACGCGAGTACTCGAGCGCGTAGCGCTGGGCGACCATCCCGCCGAGGTCGAGGCCGACGAGGTGGGCGTCTCGAACCCCAGCGTCCTCGAGTACGGCCTCGAGGTCGGCGGCGAGTCCGCCCACGGAGTAGCTCAGGCGAGATTGCAGGAGCGGCGACCGGAGGCGCCGCGGGAGTCGACCGACGAGCGGGGGGAGTCCGGCGTCGGAGCGATCCGTTCCCCGCGTGTCGGGGGCGATCAGGTCGTACTCGCCGGCACTGGCGAGCGCCTCGCGCTGCCAGCGCCACTGCCAGCGCCCGAGGCCCAGTCCCTGCAGGAAGACGACGGGCACCCCCTCGCCTCGTCCGTCCCCTCGCTCTCGATCGTAGTGAATCGACACTCCGTCTCGCGTGACCCGTGGCATGCCTCGAGATACGAGGTCCGGCCTCTTGAACGGACACCACTGCCGACTCGGACCCAGGTCGATCGCGTTCTGGAACCGGCCCGACGAGATAAAGGGCCGAACTGGTAAACCGTGTGTTTAACCACCCCCGGCGGAATGTATGGATTGATGAAACGGCTCCACGCTCGCTACCCCTTCCTTGAGGCCGCCCGCGAGGCCGTCGCCACCGAGGCGGTCGACCTGGCGACGGTCGTCGAGCAGGGTCAGGCGGTCGTCGAGCGCGCCCGCGAGCGCGTCGTCGCCGCCCTCGAGGACGGCGGAACGGGCGAGCCGAGTCGCGACGCCCGCGTCGAACTGCTCTCCTACCCGGTTGCACGCGTCCTCGTGTCTCTGGTCGCCGAGAACGTCCTGATTCGAAAGTACGCCCGCGCGGAGGCCGAGACGGCGTTCGATCGGTTCACGGCCGACTTCACCGATACGACCGAACTCAAGAGCGTCGAGTCGACCGGGGTCGACCTCGAGATGCTGCTCGCGGAGTTCGACCTCGGGCCGTCGGTGCGGTCGGTCGGCGACGGCCCCCCGGCATATCGGATCGACGTCGGCGCCTACCTCCCGCTCGCGGACGACCTCTGGGCGGACGAGTGGCGCCTGGTCAACCGGGCGCTCGCCGACGGCGAGGTGCCGATCACCGAAGCTGAACTCCTGACGCTCGTTCGCGAGGCCGTCCGGACCCGCGTCGAGGAGGGGCTCCCCTTCGACGTGCCCGAATCGATCGCGGCTGCCCTCGAGGACGAGGCCGCCGAAATCCGCGAGGTGCTGGCCGAGATGGACCTCACCCGGGAGATCGACACCGTCGTCCCGGACCTGTTCCCGCCGTGTATGAAGGCGCTGCTCGACGACGTCCAGAAGGGCGAGCACCTGCCCCACCACTCGCGGTTCGCGATCACCGCCTTCCTGACGAGCATCGGGATGACCACCGACCAGATCGTCGACCTCTACCGCGTCAACTCGAGTTTCGGCGAGGAGATGACGCGCTACCAGACCGACCACATCCGAGGCGATAGCTCCCCAACGGAGTACTCGCCGCCGTCGTGTGCCACCATGCAGTCGTACGGCGACTGTGTGAACAAGGACGACCTCTGCGAGCGGATTCCACACCCGATGGCCTACTACGAACACCGCATCGACGACGCCGACGAGGACGAGCTCGAGGACTGGCGCGCCGAGAGCGGGCAGTCGGCCGAGGGCGACTGACGACTGACTTCTGGCGTTGCGGGTTCTCGGAGATCGTGTCTCGACGGAACGAACACGAAAAGGCGAGTGCGAAGAAGCGAGCGCGAAGCGTAGGCGGTGTGAGCGGGGACGAATCGATTTGAGTTCAGGCCGACGCGTCGGTAGAATCGTTCGTTACGTACGCGAGCGCGATGCCGACTGCCAGCATGAGCACGACGAAACCGATGATCGTCCCCACGAGCAGCTGTCCGCCCTCGGGGGTAAGCGTCCCGTTCGTCTTGTGGTTCTCGCCGACGACCATCATCGCGCCGATCATGATGGCCACCATCGGGATCGCGATGCCAATTTCGATGAGTCGCTCGCGCTCGAGCATGATAGCGTGGATTTCGTCGCTGCAATCAAAAGCGCTTCGAAGGGTCGGTCGGGGTCGAAAGACTTAGTGTGGGGCTGACGTATGATTGAGTATGGATAAAGGACAGAACACCGGCGGGCTGATGTCCAGCGCCGGACTCGTTCGCTACTTCGACTCCGAGGACGACCGCGGGATCCGCATCGATCCGAAGACGGTCATCGCCTTCGGCGTCCTGCTCGGCGTGCTCGTACAGCTGTTGACGTTCGTCGCGTAGGTCACTTTTCGGTGCCTGTGGCGCCTTTCACGAATTTGGCGCCGTCGAACGCCTCGAGCCACCGCGTAAAGAGACCCCGGTGAGTCACCACTATGTGCTCCGGCGCTCGTCCGTTCGAGGCCTGAGTCGCCGTCTCGCATTCGTGACGCGTCATTTTTCTCCCTACCCCCACTACGGCAAGCTATGTCACTGATTGCGGGCGTCGTCGGGGTGCAGGGGAACGTCAGCGAACACGCGACGGCTATCGAACGCGCCTGCGAGGCTCGAGGCGAGGGGGTCATCGTC from Natronosalvus rutilus includes:
- a CDS encoding preprotein translocase subunit Sec61beta, with translation MDKGQNTGGLMSSAGLVRYFDSEDDRGIRIDPKTVIAFGVLLGVLVQLLTFVA
- a CDS encoding DUF7472 family protein, which gives rise to MLERERLIEIGIAIPMVAIMIGAMMVVGENHKTNGTLTPEGGQLLVGTIIGFVVLMLAVGIALAYVTNDSTDASA
- the priL gene encoding DNA primase regulatory subunit PriL, whose translation is MKRLHARYPFLEAAREAVATEAVDLATVVEQGQAVVERARERVVAALEDGGTGEPSRDARVELLSYPVARVLVSLVAENVLIRKYARAEAETAFDRFTADFTDTTELKSVESTGVDLEMLLAEFDLGPSVRSVGDGPPAYRIDVGAYLPLADDLWADEWRLVNRALADGEVPITEAELLTLVREAVRTRVEEGLPFDVPESIAAALEDEAAEIREVLAEMDLTREIDTVVPDLFPPCMKALLDDVQKGEHLPHHSRFAITAFLTSIGMTTDQIVDLYRVNSSFGEEMTRYQTDHIRGDSSPTEYSPPSCATMQSYGDCVNKDDLCERIPHPMAYYEHRIDDADEDELEDWRAESGQSAEGD
- a CDS encoding HNH endonuclease yields the protein MESDSRPWQADREAIFERDNHACRYCDSDSGPDTDSSSCRVAAVGDVALEGTVHESALVTVCDDCFRTLHRSQDAVFDERTRLFETIRDVTRRQSDVISTVASFASLATQLPAAIEDGENDRATYVIARQDACLALAMVDATLDPLERAPAESDLEALAAGTADGTSDAVPNDGDEAGDDPPAETLSTALESFCTAARSLQRDLRKVVELSDGIAVGLGCCYGCFTGLEGADDPAVLDPDSSRQCPTCGLESPALEGWRDGDGDLAFDALYGAINDSLQASSKTTTALTARTQVVAECLFET
- a CDS encoding CBS domain-containing protein, encoding MSLETLARSDVVTASPDSSIRDVAAMMDEEMVGSVVVTEGDEPVGIVTDRDLALAVLVDGDDPESTTVQDVMSGTVHTIGVDAGFYDATERMNERNVRRLPVVDDDGLLVGIITLDDLSELLADEQSELVGVIREQRAPY
- a CDS encoding alpha/beta fold hydrolase, with the translated sequence MPRVTRDGVSIHYDRERGDGRGEGVPVVFLQGLGLGRWQWRWQREALASAGEYDLIAPDTRGTDRSDAGLPPLVGRLPRRLRSPLLQSRLSYSVGGLAADLEAVLEDAGVRDAHLVGLDLGGMVAQRYALEYSRAASLTLIGTSHGGVDAMAMDEDVLSELLASADSPRETARERLRPLFAERFTNRNPHLLDRLIEWQLAQAPSNPALESQLGAMTGFDVSDRLKGLRLPTLVIHGSGDRIVPVENGRLFEAKLPNVQFLELEGGSHGCFLEQADRVNDVLESFLAEVSATTTATV